The following are encoded in a window of Variovorax paradoxus genomic DNA:
- a CDS encoding phenylacetate--CoA ligase family protein, which translates to MTDHYDDLEIRDPAERERDLLAALPKQIAQAQTASPAFTKILDGVKPGDVTSREALTKLPVTRKSELLELQKARRADDPFGGFASIVRGPRMPRIFASPGTIYEPEGEARDYWRTARALHAAGFRGGELIHNSFSYHMTPAGSIMESGAHAMGCTIFAGGTGQTEQQLEAIVDLKPDGYAGTPSFLKILLEKAEEKGQKLPWFTKALVSGEAFPPSLHDWIAAHGVQGIQCYATADLGLIAYETSARQGLVIDEGVLVEIVRPGTGDPVPDGEVGEIVVTTFNPDYPLVRFGTGDLSAVLAGTCPTGRTNKRIKGWLGRADQTTKVRGMFVHPSQVAEVVRRFPEIVRARLVVSGEMGDDQMTFKLECAGAPAGLDARVADAVREVTKLRGTIELVAPGTLPNDGKVIEDARSYK; encoded by the coding sequence ATGACCGACCACTACGACGACCTCGAGATCCGCGACCCCGCCGAACGCGAACGTGACCTGCTGGCCGCGCTGCCCAAGCAGATCGCCCAGGCCCAGACCGCCTCCCCCGCGTTCACGAAGATCCTCGACGGCGTGAAACCCGGCGACGTCACCTCGCGCGAGGCACTGACAAAACTACCGGTCACGCGCAAATCGGAACTGCTCGAGCTGCAGAAGGCACGCCGCGCCGACGACCCGTTCGGCGGCTTTGCGTCGATCGTGCGCGGGCCGCGCATGCCGCGCATCTTCGCGAGCCCCGGCACCATCTACGAACCCGAGGGCGAGGCGCGCGACTACTGGCGCACCGCACGGGCGCTGCATGCGGCGGGATTTCGCGGCGGCGAGCTGATCCACAACAGCTTCAGCTACCACATGACCCCGGCCGGCTCGATCATGGAAAGCGGCGCGCATGCCATGGGCTGCACCATCTTCGCGGGCGGCACGGGCCAGACCGAGCAGCAGCTCGAAGCCATCGTCGACCTCAAGCCCGATGGCTACGCGGGCACGCCGAGCTTTTTGAAAATCCTGCTGGAGAAGGCCGAAGAAAAGGGCCAGAAGCTGCCGTGGTTCACCAAGGCGCTGGTGTCCGGCGAGGCCTTTCCGCCCAGCCTGCACGACTGGATTGCCGCGCACGGCGTGCAGGGCATCCAGTGCTACGCCACCGCCGACCTGGGCCTCATCGCTTATGAAACCAGCGCGCGCCAGGGCCTGGTGATCGACGAGGGCGTGCTGGTCGAGATCGTGCGCCCCGGCACCGGCGACCCGGTGCCCGATGGCGAGGTGGGCGAGATCGTCGTCACCACCTTCAACCCCGACTACCCGCTGGTGCGCTTCGGCACCGGCGACCTCTCGGCCGTGCTCGCGGGCACCTGCCCCACGGGCCGCACCAACAAGCGCATCAAGGGCTGGCTCGGCCGCGCCGACCAGACCACCAAGGTGCGCGGCATGTTCGTGCACCCGTCGCAGGTCGCCGAGGTCGTGCGGCGCTTTCCAGAGATCGTGCGTGCGCGCCTCGTGGTGTCGGGCGAGATGGGCGACGACCAGATGACCTTCAAGCTCGAATGCGCCGGCGCTCCGGCCGGGCTCGACGCGCGCGTTGCCGACGCGGTGCGCGAAGTGACCAAGCTGCGCGGCACCATCGAACTGGTGGCGCCGGGCACCCTGCCGAACGACGGCAAGGTGATCGAGGACGCGCGCAGCTACAAGTAG
- a CDS encoding PQQ-dependent dehydrogenase, methanol/ethanol family has product MKNTPPRLLVLAGALLCLCTTTTTVTAQNAQDRAAAATKKVDANFVRANAAKKTPDWPSYGLDYAESRFSKLDQVNTGNVKQLGLVWSYNLESTRGVEATPLVVDGIMYVTASWSVVHAIDTRTGQKIWSFDPQVDRSKGFRGCCDVVNRGVALYEGRVYVAAYDGRLIALDAATGQKVWEKNTIDGQKGSYTITGAPRVFKGKVIIGNGGAEYGVRGYVTAYDAKTGDQKWRWFVVPGDPSKPFEDESMARAAKTWDPSAKYWEAGGGGTAWDSFAYDPELNLMYVGTGNGSPWAHKKRSPKGGDNLYLSSVVALNPDTGKYVWHYQETPGDNWDYTSTQSMILADVKLDGKTRKVLMHAPKNGFFFVIDRTNGKFISAKNFVEVNWATGYDKNGRPIEVAAARQNEKPGDSIPGPFGAHNWHPMSFNPQTGLAYLPAQHVPLNLMDDKDWKFDQNAPGRPHAALGWNTAMFANAEPPKSKPFGRLVAWDPVTQKEAWGVDYASPWNGGTLTTAGTLVFQGTADGRLVAYHAKTGEKLWETPTGTGVVAAPATYMVDGKQYVSVAVGWGGVYGLAQRATERQGPGTVYTFAVGGTAKMPAFVEYRMAKLVQGVKYDPAKVQAGTLLYVSNCVFCHGVPGVDRGGNIPNLGYLDPAYIENLDKFVLKGPAMSRGMPDFTGKLSGDDIESIKAFIQGTADAIRPK; this is encoded by the coding sequence TTCGTGCGCGCCAACGCGGCGAAGAAGACGCCCGACTGGCCCAGCTATGGGCTCGACTACGCGGAGTCGCGCTTCAGCAAGCTCGACCAGGTCAACACCGGCAACGTGAAGCAGCTCGGGCTGGTCTGGTCGTACAACCTGGAGTCGACGCGCGGCGTGGAAGCCACGCCGCTGGTGGTCGACGGCATCATGTACGTCACGGCCTCGTGGAGCGTGGTGCATGCGATCGACACGCGCACCGGCCAGAAGATCTGGAGCTTCGATCCGCAGGTCGACCGTTCCAAGGGCTTCAGGGGCTGCTGCGACGTGGTCAACCGCGGCGTGGCGCTGTACGAGGGCCGCGTCTACGTGGCCGCCTACGACGGCCGCCTGATCGCGCTGGACGCCGCCACCGGCCAGAAGGTGTGGGAGAAGAACACCATCGACGGCCAGAAGGGCAGCTACACCATCACCGGCGCGCCGCGCGTGTTCAAGGGCAAGGTCATCATCGGCAACGGCGGCGCCGAGTACGGCGTGCGCGGCTACGTCACCGCCTACGACGCAAAAACCGGCGACCAGAAGTGGCGCTGGTTCGTGGTGCCCGGCGACCCGAGCAAGCCCTTCGAAGACGAGTCGATGGCGCGCGCCGCCAAGACCTGGGACCCTTCGGCCAAGTACTGGGAAGCCGGCGGCGGCGGCACCGCCTGGGACAGCTTTGCCTACGACCCCGAGCTCAACCTGATGTACGTGGGCACCGGCAACGGCTCGCCCTGGGCGCACAAGAAGCGCAGCCCCAAGGGCGGCGACAACCTCTACCTGAGTTCGGTGGTGGCGCTGAACCCCGACACCGGCAAGTACGTGTGGCACTACCAGGAGACGCCCGGCGACAACTGGGACTACACCTCCACGCAGTCGATGATCCTGGCCGACGTCAAGCTGGACGGCAAGACCCGCAAGGTGCTCATGCACGCGCCGAAGAACGGCTTCTTCTTCGTCATCGACCGCACCAACGGCAAGTTCATCTCGGCGAAGAACTTCGTCGAGGTCAACTGGGCCACGGGCTACGACAAGAACGGCCGGCCCATCGAGGTCGCCGCCGCGCGGCAGAACGAGAAGCCGGGCGACAGCATCCCGGGCCCGTTCGGCGCGCACAACTGGCACCCGATGTCGTTCAACCCGCAGACCGGCCTGGCCTACCTGCCCGCCCAGCACGTGCCGCTCAACCTGATGGACGACAAGGACTGGAAGTTCGACCAGAACGCGCCGGGCCGCCCGCACGCCGCGCTGGGCTGGAACACCGCCATGTTCGCCAACGCCGAGCCGCCCAAGAGCAAGCCCTTCGGCCGCCTCGTGGCCTGGGATCCGGTCACGCAGAAGGAAGCCTGGGGCGTCGACTACGCCTCGCCGTGGAACGGCGGCACGCTGACCACCGCCGGCACGCTGGTGTTCCAGGGCACGGCCGACGGCCGGCTCGTGGCCTACCACGCCAAGACCGGCGAGAAGCTCTGGGAAACGCCCACCGGCACCGGCGTGGTGGCGGCGCCCGCCACTTATATGGTGGACGGCAAGCAGTACGTGTCGGTGGCCGTGGGCTGGGGCGGCGTGTACGGCCTGGCGCAGCGCGCCACCGAGCGGCAGGGGCCGGGCACGGTCTACACCTTCGCGGTCGGCGGCACGGCCAAGATGCCCGCGTTCGTCGAGTACCGCATGGCCAAGCTGGTGCAGGGCGTGAAGTACGACCCCGCCAAGGTCCAGGCCGGCACCCTGCTGTACGTGAGCAACTGCGTGTTCTGCCACGGCGTGCCGGGCGTGGACCGCGGCGGCAACATCCCTAACCTGGGCTATCTCGATCCGGCCTACATCGAGAACCTCGACAAGTTCGTGCTCAAGGGCCCGGCCATGTCGCGCGGCATGCCCGACTTCACGGGCAAGCTGTCGGGCGACGACATCGAGAGCATCAAGGCCTTCATCCAGGGCACGGCGGACGCGATCCGGCCGAAGTAG
- a CDS encoding helix-turn-helix transcriptional regulator translates to MTSPAGAPRDLSDLLLRLYRLSHELPIDAFQDAALDLIKPVLPFDSSMWGTATTAAEGIDVHTLHLHRKTPEMMMEYDDFKHLDSAAASFFGKGHGTRGFNSASWWSGPTYAPFLDYVQRYDQNNIFITMDSNPQSNFMHWFSLFRADPDAHCKPEEVSLLASLSPHLMQALALNRVMHLDRTLSPASGTHPRGAAIADLKGAIYHCDVTFVALMQEEFPGWPRQALPQLLLQHFMTAQSACMGRHVVVSYRLEQRLLFLSIRKRCRADSLTPREHTVAELLARGDTHKDIAALLNRSPATVRNHIQSIYDKLQVGNVAGLIHELRLAG, encoded by the coding sequence ATGACCTCCCCGGCCGGTGCCCCGCGCGATCTCAGCGACCTCCTGCTGCGGCTGTACCGCCTCTCGCACGAGCTGCCCATCGATGCCTTCCAGGATGCGGCGCTCGACCTCATCAAGCCCGTGCTGCCCTTCGACTCGTCGATGTGGGGTACCGCCACCACAGCGGCCGAGGGAATCGACGTGCACACGCTGCACCTGCACCGCAAGACGCCCGAAATGATGATGGAGTACGACGACTTCAAGCACCTCGACTCCGCGGCCGCGAGCTTCTTCGGCAAGGGACACGGCACGCGGGGCTTCAACTCGGCGAGCTGGTGGAGCGGCCCCACGTACGCGCCGTTTCTGGACTACGTGCAGCGCTATGACCAGAACAACATCTTCATCACGATGGACAGCAACCCGCAGTCCAATTTCATGCACTGGTTCTCGCTGTTCCGCGCCGATCCCGATGCGCACTGCAAGCCCGAGGAAGTGAGCCTCCTGGCCAGCCTGTCGCCCCACCTCATGCAGGCGCTGGCGCTCAACCGCGTGATGCACCTGGACCGCACGCTCTCGCCGGCCTCGGGCACGCACCCGCGCGGCGCAGCGATTGCCGACTTGAAAGGCGCGATCTATCACTGCGACGTGACCTTCGTGGCGCTGATGCAGGAAGAATTCCCGGGTTGGCCGCGCCAGGCGCTGCCGCAGTTGCTGCTGCAGCACTTCATGACGGCGCAGTCGGCTTGCATGGGCCGGCACGTCGTGGTGTCCTATCGGCTTGAGCAGCGCCTCCTGTTCCTGAGCATTCGCAAGCGCTGCCGCGCCGACAGCCTCACGCCGCGCGAGCACACGGTGGCCGAGCTGCTGGCGCGCGGCGACACGCACAAGGACATCGCCGCCCTCCTGAACCGCTCGCCGGCCACGGTGCGCAACCACATCCAGTCGATCTACGACAAGCTGCAGGTGGGCAACGTGGCGGGGCTGATCCACGAGCTGCGGCTGGCGGGCTGA
- a CDS encoding carboxypeptidase regulatory-like domain-containing protein, with protein MPHPTSRIPHALSLATLLILGACGAEGGGGGGGFAFPVGTGGNGGTPPAAESPGTLSGTVATGAAFAGAALTVFDQTGAKVCELTVPAEGSYSCVLPAGTRAPLVIQAVRDDLTLYSTTASTATGTTNVTPLTTVVVAQLSPDGDPSKLAAAVQADAGAVTPGAISDQVARLVAALKPLLDALNTSIDPMSGEFQANGTGQDRVLDTLNVSVRPDGTAANIEITVKAQPASEDSAPVSIVFRTGESTIAPLPAVDVAALVPPPTPAMVKDLLDRLDACYALPVNERVDSTIGSDGNAFGEAFNVVAPACRTLFVGDDPASFVTAGLHIGRASSGPRRPFESLFRFGPTNLKHDRGNFEYFHPGGDIALTYRWTDSVGNTDNDVFNAKIVNGALKLTGNSNAYRAAVRPQQELKDFLKHANLMYHAAGYNVAVDNVLDGNGDSIFTKVVATSSALPGRELVLVPRAGLTTLVLTTDGTPNGALNSSLWRMAARYADPAQGGNPSSIEPGNLFAAPQFDDAQLSAIPDQAVWKLEFFLAAGGTNPVQYARTFSRAPTLAEAMQLPTMDMTPALRAELMQEIDGVPRGIVFGAPEPSDPGANNIDFSADGNLDGWSVPTGAYAPTTFLVAGRGPNNNRFTDSITVRTSARKAVIYCQPVNSPSDNHCVSVGNNAWQYAQGTSVSSFIFTARTARQVDVRKNFEVWTVPTP; from the coding sequence ATGCCTCATCCCACCTCCAGAATCCCCCACGCCCTGTCCCTTGCCACCCTGTTGATCCTCGGCGCCTGCGGCGCGGAGGGTGGCGGAGGCGGCGGTGGTTTCGCGTTCCCCGTCGGCACGGGCGGCAATGGCGGTACCCCGCCCGCCGCCGAATCGCCCGGCACCCTGAGCGGCACCGTCGCCACCGGCGCCGCCTTTGCCGGCGCCGCCCTCACCGTGTTCGACCAGACCGGCGCCAAGGTCTGCGAACTGACCGTGCCGGCCGAAGGCAGCTACAGCTGCGTGCTGCCCGCCGGCACCAGGGCGCCGCTGGTGATCCAGGCCGTGCGCGACGACCTCACGCTCTACAGCACCACCGCCAGCACCGCCACCGGCACCACCAACGTGACGCCGCTCACCACCGTCGTGGTGGCGCAGCTGTCGCCCGACGGCGACCCCTCGAAGCTGGCCGCCGCCGTGCAGGCCGATGCCGGCGCCGTCACGCCGGGCGCCATCAGCGACCAGGTCGCCAGGCTCGTGGCCGCGCTGAAGCCGCTGCTGGACGCGCTCAACACCAGCATCGATCCGATGAGCGGCGAGTTCCAGGCCAACGGCACGGGACAGGACCGCGTGCTCGACACGCTCAATGTCTCGGTGCGCCCCGACGGCACCGCCGCCAACATCGAGATCACCGTCAAGGCGCAGCCTGCGAGCGAAGACAGCGCGCCGGTGTCCATCGTCTTTCGCACCGGCGAGAGCACCATCGCGCCGCTGCCCGCGGTCGATGTCGCGGCCCTCGTGCCGCCGCCCACGCCGGCGATGGTGAAAGACCTGCTCGACCGCCTCGACGCCTGCTACGCGCTGCCGGTGAACGAACGCGTGGACAGCACCATCGGCTCCGACGGCAACGCCTTCGGTGAGGCCTTCAACGTGGTCGCGCCGGCCTGCCGCACGCTGTTCGTGGGCGACGACCCGGCCAGCTTCGTGACGGCCGGCCTGCACATCGGCCGCGCGTCGAGCGGCCCGCGCCGGCCTTTCGAAAGCCTGTTCCGTTTCGGCCCCACGAACCTGAAGCACGACCGCGGCAACTTCGAATATTTCCATCCGGGCGGCGACATCGCGCTGACCTACCGCTGGACCGACAGCGTGGGCAACACCGACAACGACGTGTTCAACGCGAAGATCGTGAATGGCGCGCTCAAGCTCACCGGTAACAGCAACGCCTACCGCGCCGCCGTGCGCCCGCAGCAGGAGCTGAAGGACTTCCTCAAGCACGCGAACCTGATGTACCACGCCGCCGGCTACAACGTCGCGGTGGACAACGTGCTCGACGGCAACGGCGACTCGATCTTCACGAAGGTGGTGGCCACCTCGTCCGCGCTGCCGGGCCGCGAGCTGGTGCTGGTGCCCCGGGCCGGGCTGACGACCCTGGTGCTCACCACCGACGGCACCCCCAACGGCGCGCTGAACTCCTCGCTGTGGCGCATGGCCGCACGCTACGCGGACCCGGCACAAGGCGGCAATCCGAGCAGCATCGAGCCCGGCAATCTCTTCGCCGCGCCGCAGTTCGACGACGCACAGCTGAGCGCCATTCCCGATCAGGCGGTCTGGAAGCTCGAGTTCTTCCTGGCGGCCGGCGGGACGAACCCGGTGCAGTACGCGCGCACCTTCTCGCGCGCGCCGACCCTCGCCGAGGCCATGCAGTTGCCGACCATGGACATGACGCCGGCCCTGCGCGCCGAACTGATGCAGGAGATCGACGGCGTTCCGCGCGGCATCGTGTTCGGCGCGCCGGAGCCGTCCGACCCCGGCGCCAACAACATCGACTTCAGCGCCGACGGCAACCTCGACGGCTGGTCGGTGCCCACCGGCGCCTACGCCCCGACCACCTTCCTGGTGGCCGGCCGTGGCCCGAACAACAACCGCTTCACCGACTCGATCACCGTGCGCACCTCGGCGCGCAAGGCCGTCATCTACTGCCAGCCCGTGAACTCGCCGAGCGACAACCACTGCGTGAGCGTCGGCAACAACGCCTGGCAGTACGCGCAGGGCACATCGGTCAGCAGCTTCATCTTCACGGCACGCACCGCGCGCCAGGTCGACGTGCGCAAGAACTTCGAAGTCTGGACCGTCCCCACCCCCTGA
- a CDS encoding tripartite tricarboxylate transporter substrate-binding protein, with amino-acid sequence MKKLFALAAIAAAAVGAHAQDFPAGKPVTLVVPFSAGGPTDRVARDLAESLQKTLGTTIIVDNTAGAGSSIGTAKVARANPDGYTLLLNHIGMSTMPALYRKLPFNVENDFEYLGMVNEVPMTLIGKPGLPANNYKELTTWINANKGKINLGNAGLGAASHLCGLLFQSALKVEMTPVPYKGTAPAIADLLGGQIDLLCDQTTNTTSQIEAKKVKAYAVTTSKRLTTPALKDLPTLDESGLKGFEVSIWHGVYAPKGTPAPVLKKVNEAIKAAMKDPAFIKRQEGLGAVITTDKRVEPAEHKKFVSAEIAKWGPIIKAAGVYAD; translated from the coding sequence ATGAAGAAACTGTTTGCCCTCGCGGCGATTGCCGCGGCCGCCGTCGGCGCACACGCCCAGGATTTCCCCGCAGGCAAGCCCGTGACACTGGTGGTGCCTTTCTCGGCCGGCGGCCCGACCGACCGCGTGGCCCGCGACCTGGCCGAATCGCTGCAGAAGACGCTGGGCACCACGATCATCGTGGACAACACCGCCGGCGCCGGCAGCTCGATCGGCACCGCCAAGGTGGCGCGCGCCAACCCCGACGGCTACACGCTGCTGCTGAACCACATCGGCATGTCGACGATGCCGGCGCTGTACCGCAAGCTGCCGTTCAACGTCGAGAACGACTTCGAATACCTCGGCATGGTCAATGAAGTGCCGATGACGCTCATCGGCAAGCCCGGCCTGCCCGCCAACAACTACAAGGAACTGACGACCTGGATCAATGCCAACAAGGGCAAGATCAACCTGGGCAACGCCGGCCTGGGCGCTGCTTCGCACCTGTGCGGCCTGCTGTTCCAGAGCGCGCTGAAGGTCGAAATGACGCCCGTGCCGTACAAGGGCACCGCGCCGGCCATCGCCGACCTGCTGGGCGGCCAGATCGACCTGCTGTGCGACCAGACCACCAACACCACGTCGCAGATCGAGGCCAAGAAGGTCAAGGCCTACGCCGTGACCACCAGCAAGCGCCTGACGACGCCCGCGCTGAAAGACCTGCCCACGCTCGACGAGTCGGGCCTGAAGGGTTTTGAAGTGTCGATCTGGCACGGCGTGTACGCCCCCAAGGGCACGCCCGCGCCGGTGCTGAAGAAGGTCAACGAGGCCATCAAGGCCGCCATGAAGGACCCGGCCTTCATCAAGCGCCAGGAAGGCCTGGGCGCCGTGATCACCACCGACAAGCGCGTCGAGCCGGCCGAGCACAAGAAGTTCGTCTCGGCTGAAATCGCCAAGTGGGGCCCGATCATCAAGGCCGCTGGCGTCTACGCAGACTGA
- a CDS encoding M48 family metalloprotease, with the protein MDPWVYPRERWLGKLTLVLGLLAWALIVVGTLGIALLYVLLGFIGYVFAQSAVIAWIKGTGVKLSPQQLPELHARFVDCCTRLGIAQPPEAYLLHGDGMFNAFATRFFGRNFVVLLSDVVDAMESQPDGIHFYMGHELGHIRRGHLTGHIWRAPVLWLPLLGAAYARAKEYTCDLHGAACCREVDSAPRALVALAAGAQQWRNVNLQRYAAQSVANRGFWGSFHELIAGYPWLTKRVARAIDPGAKLPERNPVAYLLALFVPYAGRAGGGAAGALIVVAVIGVMAAAAIPAYQEYQTRAAVAQAWTEGASVRDALTRHYEEKAEIPDTLAAVGLPGNLPNGAALTLDPDSMVVEVATSKGTLRMEPSSTDAGIAWHCSAGDGLKDKALPASCKK; encoded by the coding sequence ATGGATCCCTGGGTCTATCCGCGCGAGCGCTGGCTCGGCAAACTCACGCTCGTTCTGGGCCTGCTGGCCTGGGCGCTGATCGTCGTCGGCACGCTGGGCATTGCGCTGCTGTACGTGCTGCTGGGCTTCATCGGCTACGTGTTCGCACAGTCGGCGGTCATCGCCTGGATCAAGGGCACCGGCGTGAAGCTGTCGCCCCAGCAGCTGCCCGAGCTGCACGCGCGCTTTGTCGACTGCTGCACCCGCCTGGGCATCGCGCAGCCGCCCGAGGCCTACCTGCTGCACGGCGACGGCATGTTCAACGCCTTTGCCACGCGCTTTTTCGGCCGCAACTTCGTGGTGCTGCTGTCCGACGTGGTCGACGCCATGGAGTCGCAACCCGACGGCATCCACTTCTACATGGGCCACGAGCTGGGCCACATCCGCCGCGGCCACCTCACGGGCCACATCTGGCGCGCGCCCGTGCTCTGGCTGCCGCTCTTGGGCGCGGCCTACGCGCGCGCCAAGGAATACACCTGCGACCTGCACGGCGCCGCCTGCTGCCGCGAGGTCGATTCCGCGCCGCGCGCGCTGGTGGCATTGGCCGCCGGCGCGCAGCAGTGGCGCAACGTGAACCTGCAGCGCTACGCCGCCCAGTCGGTGGCCAACCGCGGTTTCTGGGGCTCGTTCCATGAGCTCATCGCCGGCTATCCCTGGCTCACCAAGCGCGTCGCACGCGCCATCGACCCGGGCGCCAAGCTGCCCGAGCGCAACCCGGTGGCGTACCTGCTCGCGCTCTTCGTGCCGTATGCCGGCCGGGCCGGCGGCGGCGCGGCAGGTGCGCTGATCGTGGTGGCGGTCATCGGCGTCATGGCGGCTGCAGCCATCCCCGCCTACCAGGAGTACCAGACCCGCGCCGCCGTCGCGCAGGCCTGGACCGAGGGCGCATCGGTGCGCGACGCGCTCACGCGCCACTACGAAGAAAAGGCCGAGATCCCCGACACCCTGGCCGCCGTCGGCCTGCCGGGCAACCTGCCCAACGGCGCGGCGCTCACGCTCGACCCGGACAGCATGGTGGTGGAGGTGGCCACGTCCAAGGGCACGCTGCGCATGGAGCCGTCGTCGACCGACGCGGGCATCGCATGGCACTGCAGCGCGGGGGACGGGTTGAAGGACAAGGCGTTGCCGGCGAGCTGCAAGAAGTAG